In Populus nigra chromosome 1, ddPopNigr1.1, whole genome shotgun sequence, one genomic interval encodes:
- the LOC133699691 gene encoding structural maintenance of chromosomes protein 2-1 has translation MYVKEICLEGFKSYATRTVVQGFDPFFNAITGLNGSGKSNILDSICFVLGITNLQQVRASNLQELVYKQGQAGITKATVSIVFDNSDRSRSPLGYENHSEITVTRQIVVGGRNKYLINGKLAQPSQVQNLFHSVQLNVNNPHFLIMQGRITKVLNMKPPEILSMLEEAAGTRMYETKKESALKTLEKKQSKVVEINKLLDQEILPALEKLRKERMQYMQWANGNAELDRLKRFCVAYDYVQAEKIRDSAVGEVEQMKAKIAEIDHNADRMRVEIQQKETEVSKLTAEKEASMGGEAKTLSENVDVLAQDLVREVSVLNNKEDTLRSEQENAEKIVHSIEDLKQSVEERATAVKKSEEGAADLKKRVEDFSKSLENYEKEYQGVLAGKSSGDEEKCLEDQLGEAKVAVGNAETELKQLNTKINHCERELKEKTHQLMSKCEEAAAVQNELSARRKDVENAKSAMESLPYKEGQMEALQKDRASQLELVQKLKDEIRDLSAQLSNLQFTYRDPVRNFDRSKVKGVVAKLIKVKDRSTMTALEVTAGGKLFNVVVDTESTGKQLLQNGDLRRRVTIVPLNKIQSHTVHPRIQQAAVRLVGKENAELALSLVGYDEELKTAMEYVFGSTFVCKTMDAAKEVAFSREIRTPSVTLEGDIFQPSGLLTGGSRMGGGYLLRQLHELAEADSNLLLHQRRLSEIEAKITELLPVHKKFVDLEKQLELKLYDLSLFQGRAEQNEHHKLGEVVKKIEQELEEAKFAAKEKEILYNECVSTVSKLEKSIKEHDNNREGRLKNLEKQIKATKAQMKSASKDLKGHENERERLIMEQEAVVKEHASLESHLDSLRTQISRLNFEIEEQKAKVASTRNNHDQAQSELDSIRLKMLECDSQISSILKEQQKLQHKLGETKLERKKLENEVKRMEMEQKDCSTKVDRLIEKHAWIASEKQLFGRSGTDYEFMSRDPTKAREELERLQAEQSGLEKRVNKKVMAMFEKAEDEYNDLMSKKNIIENDKSKIKKVIEELDEKKKETLKVTWVKVNNDFGSIFSTLLPGTMAKLEPPEGCSFLDGLEVRVAFGSVWKQSLSELSGGQRSLLALSLILALLLFKPAPLYILDEVDAALDLSHTQNIGRMIKAHFPHSQFIVVSLKEGMFNNANVLFRTKFVDGVSTVQRTVAAKQNK, from the exons ATTGTGGTTGGTGGAAGGAACAAGTATTTGATCAATGGAAAGCTAGCCCAGCCTAGCCAAGTTCAAAACCTTTTTCATTCGGTGCAGCTGAATGTTAACAATCCACATTTTCTCATTATGCAAGGACGTATTACTAAGGTCTTAAATATGAAACCTCCAGAGATCTTATCTATGCTTGAAGAGGCTGCTGGGACAAGAATGTATGAGACAAAGAAAGAGTCTGCATTGAAAACACTAGAGAAGAAACAGAGCAAGGTGGTTGAAATTAACAAACTTCTTGACCAGGAGATACTTCCAGCTCTGGAAAAGTTGAGGAAGGAGAGGATGCAATATATGCAATGGGCCAATGGCAATGCTGAATTAGATCGACTCAAAAGGTTTTGTGTTGCTTATGATTATGTTCAAGCAGAGAAAATCAGAGACAGTGCAGTTGGTGAGGTGGAACAAATGAAGGCCAAAATTGCTGAGATTGACCATAATGCAGATCGAATGCGGGTGGAAATACAACAAAAGGAGACCGAAGTATCAAAATTGACTGCTGAAAAGGAAGCCAGTATGGGTGGGGAGGCAAAAACTCTGTCAGAGAATGTAGATGTGCTCGCTCAAGATCTTGTGCGAGAGGTATCTGTGTTGAATAACAAAGAGGATACTTTAAGGAGTGAACAGGAGAATGCTGAAAAG ATTGTTCATAGTATTGAAGACTTGAAGCAGTCTGTAGAAGAGAGGGCCACTGCTGTTAAAAAGTCTGAAGAAGGAGCAGCTGATCTCAAAAAGAGAGTTGAAGATTTTTCCAAGAGTTTGGAAAATTATGAGAAGGAATACCAA GGTGTGCTAGCTGGGAAGAGCAGTGGTGATGAGGAGAAATGCCTTGAAGATCAACTGGGTGAAGCGAAGGTTGCAGTTGGAAATGCTGAGACAGAATTGAAACAATTGAATACAAAAATTAACCATTGTGAGAGAGAGCTGAAAGAGAAAACACATCAGTTAATGTCAAAGTGTGAAGAAGCTGCTGCTGTACAGAATGAGCTTAGTGCTAGAAGGAAAGATGTGGAAAATGCTAAATCGGCAATGGAATCTCTTCCATATAAGGAAGGCCAGATGGAAGCTTTACAGAAG GATCGTGCATCTCAATTGGAACTAGTTCAgaagttgaaagatgaaatacgAGACCTTTCAGCGCAACTATCAAATCTTCAATTCACATACCGGGATCCTGTGAGAAACTTTGATAGGTCGAAAGTAAAAGGCGTGGTAGCTAAACTTATTAAAGTAAAGGACAGATCCACAATGACTGCCCTAGAG GTTACTGCAGGTGGAAAGTTATTTAATGTTGTTGTAGACACTGAGAGCACTGGAAAACAACTTCTTCAAAATGGTGATCTCCGTAGAAGAGTCACAATTGTCcccttaaataaaattcaatcccATACTGTGCACCCTAGGATTCAGCAGGCTGCTGTTAGATTG GTTGGCAAGGAGAATGCAGAACTGGCACTTTCTTTGGTTGGCTATGATGAGGAATTGAAG ACTGCTATGGAATATGTTTTTGGTTCAACATTTGTTTGCAAAACCATGGATGCTGCAAAGGAG gtTGCTTTCAGTCGAGAAATCCGCACTCCTAGTGTCACTCTTGAAGGCGACATCTTCCAGCCAAGCGGTCTTTTAACTGGCGGAAGCCGCAT GGGTGGAGGCTATCTGTTAAGGCAACTCCATGAATTGGCAGAGGCTGATTCAAATCTTCTACTACATCAGAGAAGGTTATCtgaaattgaagcaaag ATTACAGAGCTCTTGCCAGTTCATAAAAAGTTTGTGGACCTTGAAAAACAGCTAGAACTTAAGTTGTATGATCTTTCGTTATTTCAGGGAAGGGCTGAACAAAACGAGCACCATAag CTTGGTGAAGTGGTAAAGAAGATTGAACAGGAGCTTGAAGAAGCAAAGTTTGCAgccaaagaaaaggaaattttgTATAATGAGTGTGTTAGTACTGTGTCAAAGCTTGAGAAATCAATCAAAGAGCACGATAATAACCGAGAAGGCAGGCTCAAAAACTTGGAGAAACAAATTAAGGCTACAAAAGCACAAATGAAGTCAGCTTCAAAGGACCTCAAG GGGcatgaaaatgaaagagagagacTTATCATGGAACAGGAAGCAGTCGTGAAAGAACATGCATCTTTGGAGAGTCATTTAGATTCTTTGAGAACACAAATCAGCCGTCTCAATTTTGAAATAGAAGAACAAAAAGCCAAG GTTGCTTCCACACGCAATAATCATGATCAGGCTCAATCTGAGCTCGATTCAATCCGTCTAAAGATGTTGGAATGTGATTCCCAAATTAGTAGCATTCTCAAGGAGCAGCAAAAACTTCAACATAAACTTGGTGAGACAAAGCTTGAAAGGAAGAAGTTGGAGAATGAG GTGAAAAGAATGGAAATGGAGCAGAAAGATTGCTCTACGAAGGTAGATAGATTGATAGAGAAGCATGCCTGGATTGCTTCTGAGAAGCAGCTATTTGGGAGAAGTGGGACTGATTATGAATTTATGTCCCGCGATCCCACTAAAGCAAGGGAGGAACTTGAGAGATTGCAAGCGGAGCAATCAGG GCTTGAGAAAAGGGTGAACAAGAAAGTTATGGCAATGTTTGAAAAGGCAGAAGACGAGTACAATGATTTGATGTCgaagaaaaacattattgag AATGACAAGTCTAAAATCAAGAAGGTGATTGAAGAGCTAGacgagaagaagaaggagactCTCAaagttacatgggttaaagtaAACAA tgACTTCGGATCTATCTTTTCCACTCTGTTGCCGGGCACCATGGCAAAGCTAGAACCTCCTGAAGGTTGCAGTTTCCTAGACGGTCTTGAGGTTCGTGTTGCTTTTGGAAGTGTCTGGAAACAGTCGTTGTCAGAACTAAGTGGAGGCCAACGCTCTCTGCTTGCTCTATCTCTAATCTTGGCATTGCTTCTCTTCAAGCCAGCTCCGCTTTATATTCTAGATGAG GTTGATGCGGCTCTTGATTTAAGCCACACACAGAACATAGGGAGAATGATCAAAGCTCACTTCCCGCACTCCCAG TTTATCGTGGTTTCACTGAAAGAAGGCATGTTCAACAATGCTAATGTTCTTTTCCGGACAAAATTTGTGGATGGTGTTTCCACTGTACAGAGGACTGTTGCCGCTAAGCAGAACAAGTGA